A region from the Medicago truncatula cultivar Jemalong A17 chromosome 6, MtrunA17r5.0-ANR, whole genome shotgun sequence genome encodes:
- the LOC25496543 gene encoding LOB domain-containing protein 42, giving the protein MKLSCNGCRVLRKGCNDDCIIKPCLEWISSSESQGRATLFLTKFYGRIGLLNLLTNATNQNQNPQVVFKSLLYEASGRLVNPTYGVLGLFWTGDWSRCEAAVEAVLTGSNINDNFTMIDGHTSSGTVNAENHVLPKTYDIRHVAKGTNVDVKGKTQFKRVGKILKPKPRVGSVNSTTMLKSLLKNTNMEIGERSSRVQTQKINEAVENQVNLELTLGFDCQSTKSKKILDK; this is encoded by the exons ATGAAGTTGAGTTGCAATGGGTGTCGTGTGCTTCGCAAAGGTTGCAATGATGATTGTATCATCAAGCCCTGCCTTGAGTGGATCAGTTCCTCTGAATCCCAAGGGCGTGCCACCCTCTTCCTTACCAAATTTTATGGTCGAATCGGTTTGCTGAATCTCCTCACCAATGCtaccaatcaaaatcaaaatcctcaAG TTGTGTTTAAATCATTGTTGTACGAGGCATCTGGTAGATTGGTGAATCCCACATATGGGGTGCTTGGCTTATTCTGGACAGGGGATTGGAGTCGTTGTGAAGCTGCAGTTGAAGCTGTGTTGACTGGATCAaatattaatgacaattttacaATGATTGATGGGCATACATCATCAGGTACAGTCAATGCTGAAAATCATGTTCTCCCCAAAACCTATGATATACGCCACGTGGCCAAAGGTACCAATGTGGACGTCAAAGGGAAGACTCAATTCAAAAGAGTtgggaaaattttgaagcccaAGCCACGAGTTGGTTCAGTCAACTCGACTACCATGTTGAAATCCCTTTTGAAGAATACCAACATGGAAATTGGGGAGAGGTCATCAAGGGTTCAAACACAGAAAATCAATGAAGCTGTTGAGAATCAAGTGAATTTGGAACTCACTCTTGGCTTTGATTGCCAATCAACTAAGAGCAAGAAAATATTAGATAAATGA